Below is a genomic region from Pseudomonadota bacterium.
GCTGCAGGCTGGCGCTGGTTGGAGGCGCCGGAATCAGGCCCGCCTCGGGCGCTGGCGAGGACGGCTTCGGTACCGTCGCGCCGCCGGCGCGTTGCCGGGCGGTAGCACGCCGAACACTCATTGTTGGCACCTCCGGTTGCGTGCCGTAGCGCCGAGGCCCCACGGATCGCGAGGTCCAGTCGACAGTTGGACAAAGGTGGATTACACCGGAGTCGGTAAGTGCGTACGTTGTTCGAATCGAGGTTTCCGCGCGTGCAAAGCGCCCGCGCGTCGCCCGGCGCGGGCGTTATGTGCACACGCCGCCCTCGACGATGGATCCCTCGGGCTTCAGGTCTCGGCCAGCTCGATCAGCAGGTCTTTGACGTCGACTTGGGTGCCCACCGGGGCCACCACCCGCTGCACCTTGCCGGGACGATCCGCCGTGACTGCGGTCTCCATCTTCATCGCCTCGAGCGTCAGCAGGGTGTCGCCACGCGCGACCACATCGCCCACGGCCACGGCCACGGAGGCGACCAGCCCCGGCATCGGCGCCCCCACGTGCATGGGGTTGGACGCGTCGGCCTGCTCGTGCACCTGGCGCGTGTAGGCGAGGGAGTTGTCGTTCACCCTGACCGAGCGCGGCTCGCCGTTGATCTCGAAGAACACGCGGCGCACGCCGTCATCGTCCGGCTCGGACTTGGTGAGGTAGCGGATCAGCACCTGCTTGCCGGGCTCCTCCTCGAGGGTGAGCTCCTCCCGCGACTGCATGCCGTAGAGGAACACGTGCGTCGGCAGGATGCTCACATCGCCGAAGGTCGCCTGGTGGCCTGCGAAGTCCGCGAAGACCTTCGGGTACATGGTGTGGCTCGCGAGATCCTGATCGCTGAGCGCGCGCCCCACGGCCTCCGCCACGCTCGCCCGCTCCGCCTCCAAGTCCATCGCCGGCATCTCCGCGCCGGGACGCCCCGTGTACGGCTCCTTGCCCCGACGCACCTTGGCGGCCAGCAGCTCGGGAAACCCGCCCGGGGGCTGGCCCAGCTCGCCCATGAAGAAGGACACCACCGAGTCGGGAAACGCCACCTCGAAGCCGGGGTCGACGAGCTGCTCGATGGTGATATCGGAGGTCACCATCATCAGCGCCATATCACCCACCACCTTGGACGATGGGGTGACCTTCACGATGTCACCGAAGGCTCTGTTCACCTCCGCGTAGGCCCGCGCCACCTCCGGCCAGCGTCGCGCGATACCTAAGGATTTCGCTTGCTCCTTGAGATTGGTGAACTGCCCGCCCGGCATCTCGTGCAGGTACACCTCGGAGGCGCCGAAGCGCAGATCGCTCTCGAAGGCCGTGTACTGCTGGCGCACCTGTTCCCAATAATCGCTGAGCAGGCGGATGTTGGCGGCGTCGAGGCCGGTGTCATGCTCCGTGTTGCGCAGGGCCGCCGCCAGGGAGCCGAGGTTCGGCTGGGAGGTCAGGCCGCTGAGCGAGTCCATGGCCGCGTCGAAGGCATCCACGCCCGCGTTCACCGCGGCCAGGATGCTGGCGCCGGAGTTGCCGCTGGTGTCGTGCGTGTGCAGGTGGATGGGCAGGCCCACCTCCTGCTTGAGCGCCGTGACCAGCTGGGTGGCGGCGGCAGGCTTGAGCAGGCCCGCCATGTCCTTGATCGCGAGGATGTGGGCGCCGGCGGCCTCCAACTCCTTGGCCAAGGCGACGTAGTAGCTCAAGGAGTACTTGTCACGCGCTGGATCGAGAATATCCCCCGTGTAGCAGATCGCCGCTTCCGCGATACGCCCGGTGGACGCCACCGCGTCGATCGCCAGGCGCATGTTCTCCACCCAGTTCAGGCAGTCGAAGATGCGAAACACGTGCACGCCCGCCTGCGCCGACTGGTCGACGAAGTAGCGCACCACGTTATCGGGGTAGTTGGTGTAGCCCACGCCGTTGGACGCCCGCAGGAGCATCTGCTGCATGAGGTTCGGCATGGACTCGGCGAGGTCTGCGAGGCGCTGCCAGGGATCTTCCTTCAGGAAGCGCATGGCCACATCGAAGGTGGCGCCACCCCAGGATTCCACGGAGAACAGCTGCGGCATCAGGCGCGCGTAGGCGGGGCCGATGCGCACCATGTCGATGGAGCGCATGCGCGTGGCGAGCAGGGATTGATGGGCGTCGCGGAAGGCCGTGTCTGTGACCACCGGTGTCGGCTGCGCCTTCAGCCAGCGGGCGACCGCTTCGGGACCTTCCCGTTCCAATAGCTGGCGCACACCGTCGGGCGGCGCCGGGTCCGTGGGCACCCGCGGCACCACGGGCGAGCGCAACACCTCCGGCTGCACCCGATCCTTGACCAGGTCGTTGCCGTTGACGATGACTTCGGCGATGTAATCGAGCACCTTGTTCAGCTGCGGGCCACTCTCGCCCACGTGCAGGAGTTCCGGGGTCTCGTCGATGAAACGGGTGGTGTAGTCCGCCTTGAGAAAGCCGGGGTGATCCAGCAGCGCCTGCAGGAACAGGGAGTTGGTCTCGACGCCGCGCACGCGGAACTCGCCGAGGGCGCGGCGCATGCGGTTGACGGCTTCCTCGTCATCGCGGCCGCTCGCCGTGACCTTCACCAGCAAGCTGTCGTAGTGGCGCGTGATCACCGCCCCCGAGTAGGCGGTGCCTGCGTCGAGGCGGATGCCCGGGCCTGAGGGGGAACGGTAGGCGGAGATCAGGCCGTAGTCCGGGATGAAGTTGTCGCGCGGATCCTCCGTGGTCACCCGGCACTGCAGCGCCGAGGCCAGGAGCTTGATGTCGTCCTGGGCGGGAATGCCCGAACTCTTGAAGTCCCCTACGCGGCCGCCGCCGGCGATGCGGATCTGGGACTTGACGATGTCGAGGCCGGTGACCTGCTCGGTCACCGTGTGCTCCACCTGCACGCGAGGGTTCACTTCGATGAAGTAGAAGTCACCGGACTCGCCGTCCTGCAGGAACTCCACGGTGCCCGCGTTCTGGTAGCCGGCCTCCCGCGCCAGGCGCAGGGCGGCGTCGCAGAGCGACTGGCGGCCCGCATCGTCCAGGTAGGGGGCGGGCGCGCGCTCCACCACCTTCTGGTGGCGGCGCTGCACGGTGCAGTCGCGTTCGAACAGGTGCACGATGTTGCCGTGTTCGTCGGCGACGATCTGCACCTCCACGTGGCGCGCCTTGCGCACGAGCTTCTCGAGGTAGACCTCATCGTTGCCGAAGGCGGCCTTGGCCTCGCGGCGCGCCAGGGTCACCTGATCGATCAGCCCGTCCTCGCTCTCGATCACCCGCATGCCGCGACCGCCGCCGCCCCAGCTCGCCTTGAGCATCATCGGGTAGCCGATGGCTGCTGCCGCCTTACGAATTTCATCGCCATCGGTGGGAAGCGGTGGCGTGGCCGGCATCACCGGCACCTTGGCGCGCTCAGCGAGCTGGCGCGCCTGCACCTTGTTGCCGAGGGCCCGCATCACGCTCGGCGGGGGACCGACGAACTTGATGCCGGCCGCCGCGCAGCGCTCGGCGAACTCGGGGTTTTCGGAGAGGAAACCGTAGCCGGGGTGCACAGCATCGCAGCCCGCCTCGAGGGCCACCTCGAGGATGCTGTCCACATCGAGGTAGGCCTCGACGGGGCGCTTACCAGCCCCCACCTGGTAGGCCTCGGCGGCGGCGAAGCGGTGTAGCGTGAGATGGTCCTGTTCGGCGTAGATCCCGACGGCGGGCAGCCCGAGTTCGCTCGCGGCGCGGATGATGCGAATGGCGATTTCGCTGCGGTTCGCAACCAGAAGCTTGCGAAACGGGGTGCTGTTCGGCATGGAGC
It encodes:
- a CDS encoding pyruvate carboxylase; protein product: MPNSTPFRKLLVANRSEIAIRIIRAASELGLPAVGIYAEQDHLTLHRFAAAEAYQVGAGKRPVEAYLDVDSILEVALEAGCDAVHPGYGFLSENPEFAERCAAAGIKFVGPPPSVMRALGNKVQARQLAERAKVPVMPATPPLPTDGDEIRKAAAAIGYPMMLKASWGGGGRGMRVIESEDGLIDQVTLARREAKAAFGNDEVYLEKLVRKARHVEVQIVADEHGNIVHLFERDCTVQRRHQKVVERAPAPYLDDAGRQSLCDAALRLAREAGYQNAGTVEFLQDGESGDFYFIEVNPRVQVEHTVTEQVTGLDIVKSQIRIAGGGRVGDFKSSGIPAQDDIKLLASALQCRVTTEDPRDNFIPDYGLISAYRSPSGPGIRLDAGTAYSGAVITRHYDSLLVKVTASGRDDEEAVNRMRRALGEFRVRGVETNSLFLQALLDHPGFLKADYTTRFIDETPELLHVGESGPQLNKVLDYIAEVIVNGNDLVKDRVQPEVLRSPVVPRVPTDPAPPDGVRQLLEREGPEAVARWLKAQPTPVVTDTAFRDAHQSLLATRMRSIDMVRIGPAYARLMPQLFSVESWGGATFDVAMRFLKEDPWQRLADLAESMPNLMQQMLLRASNGVGYTNYPDNVVRYFVDQSAQAGVHVFRIFDCLNWVENMRLAIDAVASTGRIAEAAICYTGDILDPARDKYSLSYYVALAKELEAAGAHILAIKDMAGLLKPAAATQLVTALKQEVGLPIHLHTHDTSGNSGASILAAVNAGVDAFDAAMDSLSGLTSQPNLGSLAAALRNTEHDTGLDAANIRLLSDYWEQVRQQYTAFESDLRFGASEVYLHEMPGGQFTNLKEQAKSLGIARRWPEVARAYAEVNRAFGDIVKVTPSSKVVGDMALMMVTSDITIEQLVDPGFEVAFPDSVVSFFMGELGQPPGGFPELLAAKVRRGKEPYTGRPGAEMPAMDLEAERASVAEAVGRALSDQDLASHTMYPKVFADFAGHQATFGDVSILPTHVFLYGMQSREELTLEEEPGKQVLIRYLTKSEPDDDGVRRVFFEINGEPRSVRVNDNSLAYTRQVHEQADASNPMHVGAPMPGLVASVAVAVGDVVARGDTLLTLEAMKMETAVTADRPGKVQRVVAPVGTQVDVKDLLIELAET